A genomic segment from Peromyscus maniculatus bairdii isolate BWxNUB_F1_BW_parent chromosome 11, HU_Pman_BW_mat_3.1, whole genome shotgun sequence encodes:
- the Scyl3 gene encoding protein-associating with the carboxyl-terminal domain of ezrin isoform X1: MGSENSALKSYTLRESPFTLPSGLAVYPAILQDGKCASVFVYKRENEDKVNKAAKHLKTLRHPCLLRFLSCTVEADGIHLVTERVQPLEVALETLSPAEVCAGIYDILLALIFLHDRGHLTHNNVCLSSVFVSEDGHWKLGGMETVCKVAQATPEFLRSIQAVRDPASIPPEEMSPEFEALPESHGHARDAYSFGTLVDSLLPILNEQVSADVLSSFLQTLHSALLNPMPKCRPALSTLLSHDFFRNDFLEVVNFLRSLTLKSEDEKTEFFKFLLDRVSCLSEELIASRLVPLLLNQLVFAEPVAVKSFLPYLLGPKKENAGETPCLLSPALFQSRVIPVLLQLFEVHEEHVRMVLLSHIEAYVEHFTQEQLKKVILPQVLLGLRDTSNSIVAITLRSLAVLVSLLGPEVVVGGERTKIFKRTAPSFTKTSDLSPEGSPMHVVCSQQSQISQVLENPSSNAFPKWLFSGNMPINSKKHIQEECYSTLLQTGDQFSHSIKLPMNGISDVKNTSEDNGNFPAGSSSKPEEWPDWSEPEEPEHQTATIQIRPQEPCDVAESRHTNLNTEESWDDCESSFGTEVNTVAGTSAAMSVTSGEQKPTAALLPLTQESKPLKSSPSSKTSHIQRGEVKPLDGAQERPLKVRSELGLGEEFTIQVKKKPVQDPELDWFADMIPEIKPSGTLLIFPELRTEVMVPDKDNISPVMQFSSKFAATEMTEGEAKGWEEGEELSWEDNNW, from the exons ATGGGATCAGAGAACAGTGCTTTAAAGAGCTATACACTGAGAGAATCGCCATTTACCTTGCCCTCTGGACTTGCTGTTTATCCCGCCATACTGCAAGATGGAAAATGCGCCTCAGTGTTCGTATATAAGAGAGAGAACGAAGACAAGGTTAACAAAGCCGCCAAG caCTTAAAGACCCTTCGTCACCCTTGCTTGCTAAGGTTTTTATCTTGTACTGTGGAAGCAGATGGCATTCATCTCGTCACTGAGAGAGTGCAGCCTTTGGAAGTGGCGttggaaaccctgtctcctgcAGAAGTCTGTGCTGGAATCTATGACATATTGCTGGCTCTTATCTTCCTTCATGACAGA GGACATCTGACACACAACAATGTCTGCTTATCATCTGTTTTTGTGAGTGAAGATGGGCACTGGAAGCTTGGAGGCATGGAAACAGTGTGCAAAGTTGCTCAGGCCACACCAGAG TTTCTCCGAAGTATCCAGGCAGTAAGAGACCCagcatctattcctcctgagGAGATG TCTCCAGAATTTGAAGCCCTTCCAGAGTCCCATGGACATGCCCGGGATGCCTATTCCTTCGGAACTTTGGTGGACAGCTTGCTCCCCATCTTGAATGAGCAGG TTTCAGCGGATGTTCTCTCCAGCTTCCTACAGACCTTGCACTCAGCTCTGCTGAATCCCATGCCAAAGTGTCGGCCAGCGCTCAGTACCTTACTGTCCCATGATTTCTTCAG AAATGATTTTCTAGAAGTTGTGAATTTCTTGAGAAGCTTGACATTAAAGAGTGAAGATGAAAAAACTGAATTTTTCAA ATTTCTGCTGGACAGAGTGAGCTGCTTGTCAGAAGAATTAATAGCTTCAAGATTGGTGCCTCTCTTGCTTAACCAGTTGGTGTTTGCTGAGCCAGTGGCGGTTAAGAGTTTCCTTCCCTATCTCCTTGGCCCTAAAAAAG AGAATGCAGGAGAGACTCCTTGCTTGCTCTCGCCAGCACTGTTCCAGTCACGGGTGATCCCTGTGCTTCTCCAGCTGTTCGAGGTCCATGAGGAGCATGTGAGGATGGTGTTACTGTCCCACATCGAAGCCTACGTGGAGCACTTCACCCAGGAACAGCTGAAGAAAGTCATCTTGCCACAG GTATTACTGGGCCTTCGTGATACCAGCAATTCCATTGTGGCAATTACTCTTCGTAGCCTGGCGGTGCTGGTATCTCTGCTTGGACCAGAAGTGGTTGTGGGAGGAGAAAGAACCAAGATCTTTAAGCGCACTGCTCCAAGTTTTACCAAAACTAGTGACCTTTCCCCTGAAG gTTCTCCCATGCATGTTGTGTGCAGCCAGCAGAGTCAGATCTCACAAGTCTTGGAGAACCCCTCTTCTAACGCATTCCCTAAATGGCTGTTTTCTGGCAACATGCCCATCAACAGCAAGAAGCACATACAGGAAGAGTGTTACAGTACTCTTTTACAAACAG GTGATCAGTTTTCTCATTCTATTAAACTCCCTATGAATGGAATCTCAGATGTGAAAAACACTTCAGAGGACAATGGAAACTTCCCAGCAGGTTCTAGTAGTAAGCCCGAGGAGTGGCCTGACTGGAGTGAGCCTGAGGAGCCTGAGCACCAAACTGCCACTATTCAGATACGGCCCCAAGAACCTTGTGATGTAGCAGAGTCCCGGCACACGAATCTGAACACAGAGGAGTCCTGGGACGACTGTGAGTCTAGCTTTGGTACTGAAGTAAACACAGTGGCTGGAACCTCTGCTGCCATGTCTGTTACCTCAGGGGAGCAGAAGCCTACTGCAGCTTTGCTTCCTCTCACTCAGGAGTCTAAGCCTTTGAAATCTAGTCCTTCCTCAAAGACCAGTCATATACAGCGTGGGGAAGTCAAACCACTAGATGGAGCCCAAGAACGACCACTTAAGGTTCGGTCAGAACTTGGTTTAGGAGAAGAGTTTACCATACAAGTCAAAAAGAAGCCAGTACAAGATCCTGAGTTGGACTGGTTTGCAGATATGATCCCAGAAATTAAGCCTTCGGGTACTTTGCTTATTTTCCCTGAACTGAGGACAGAAGTGATGGTCCCCGACAAGGATAACATCTCACCAGTGATGCAGTTTTCCTCAAAATTTGCTGCAACAGAAATGACTGAG GGAGAGGCAAaaggctgggaagaaggagaagagctgAGCTGGGAAGATAACAACTGGTGA
- the Scyl3 gene encoding protein-associating with the carboxyl-terminal domain of ezrin isoform X2: METVCKVAQATPEFLRSIQAVRDPASIPPEEMSPEFEALPESHGHARDAYSFGTLVDSLLPILNEQVSADVLSSFLQTLHSALLNPMPKCRPALSTLLSHDFFRNDFLEVVNFLRSLTLKSEDEKTEFFKFLLDRVSCLSEELIASRLVPLLLNQLVFAEPVAVKSFLPYLLGPKKENAGETPCLLSPALFQSRVIPVLLQLFEVHEEHVRMVLLSHIEAYVEHFTQEQLKKVILPQVLLGLRDTSNSIVAITLRSLAVLVSLLGPEVVVGGERTKIFKRTAPSFTKTSDLSPEGSPMHVVCSQQSQISQVLENPSSNAFPKWLFSGNMPINSKKHIQEECYSTLLQTGDQFSHSIKLPMNGISDVKNTSEDNGNFPAGSSSKPEEWPDWSEPEEPEHQTATIQIRPQEPCDVAESRHTNLNTEESWDDCESSFGTEVNTVAGTSAAMSVTSGEQKPTAALLPLTQESKPLKSSPSSKTSHIQRGEVKPLDGAQERPLKVRSELGLGEEFTIQVKKKPVQDPELDWFADMIPEIKPSGTLLIFPELRTEVMVPDKDNISPVMQFSSKFAATEMTEGEAKGWEEGEELSWEDNNW, from the exons ATGGAAACAGTGTGCAAAGTTGCTCAGGCCACACCAGAG TTTCTCCGAAGTATCCAGGCAGTAAGAGACCCagcatctattcctcctgagGAGATG TCTCCAGAATTTGAAGCCCTTCCAGAGTCCCATGGACATGCCCGGGATGCCTATTCCTTCGGAACTTTGGTGGACAGCTTGCTCCCCATCTTGAATGAGCAGG TTTCAGCGGATGTTCTCTCCAGCTTCCTACAGACCTTGCACTCAGCTCTGCTGAATCCCATGCCAAAGTGTCGGCCAGCGCTCAGTACCTTACTGTCCCATGATTTCTTCAG AAATGATTTTCTAGAAGTTGTGAATTTCTTGAGAAGCTTGACATTAAAGAGTGAAGATGAAAAAACTGAATTTTTCAA ATTTCTGCTGGACAGAGTGAGCTGCTTGTCAGAAGAATTAATAGCTTCAAGATTGGTGCCTCTCTTGCTTAACCAGTTGGTGTTTGCTGAGCCAGTGGCGGTTAAGAGTTTCCTTCCCTATCTCCTTGGCCCTAAAAAAG AGAATGCAGGAGAGACTCCTTGCTTGCTCTCGCCAGCACTGTTCCAGTCACGGGTGATCCCTGTGCTTCTCCAGCTGTTCGAGGTCCATGAGGAGCATGTGAGGATGGTGTTACTGTCCCACATCGAAGCCTACGTGGAGCACTTCACCCAGGAACAGCTGAAGAAAGTCATCTTGCCACAG GTATTACTGGGCCTTCGTGATACCAGCAATTCCATTGTGGCAATTACTCTTCGTAGCCTGGCGGTGCTGGTATCTCTGCTTGGACCAGAAGTGGTTGTGGGAGGAGAAAGAACCAAGATCTTTAAGCGCACTGCTCCAAGTTTTACCAAAACTAGTGACCTTTCCCCTGAAG gTTCTCCCATGCATGTTGTGTGCAGCCAGCAGAGTCAGATCTCACAAGTCTTGGAGAACCCCTCTTCTAACGCATTCCCTAAATGGCTGTTTTCTGGCAACATGCCCATCAACAGCAAGAAGCACATACAGGAAGAGTGTTACAGTACTCTTTTACAAACAG GTGATCAGTTTTCTCATTCTATTAAACTCCCTATGAATGGAATCTCAGATGTGAAAAACACTTCAGAGGACAATGGAAACTTCCCAGCAGGTTCTAGTAGTAAGCCCGAGGAGTGGCCTGACTGGAGTGAGCCTGAGGAGCCTGAGCACCAAACTGCCACTATTCAGATACGGCCCCAAGAACCTTGTGATGTAGCAGAGTCCCGGCACACGAATCTGAACACAGAGGAGTCCTGGGACGACTGTGAGTCTAGCTTTGGTACTGAAGTAAACACAGTGGCTGGAACCTCTGCTGCCATGTCTGTTACCTCAGGGGAGCAGAAGCCTACTGCAGCTTTGCTTCCTCTCACTCAGGAGTCTAAGCCTTTGAAATCTAGTCCTTCCTCAAAGACCAGTCATATACAGCGTGGGGAAGTCAAACCACTAGATGGAGCCCAAGAACGACCACTTAAGGTTCGGTCAGAACTTGGTTTAGGAGAAGAGTTTACCATACAAGTCAAAAAGAAGCCAGTACAAGATCCTGAGTTGGACTGGTTTGCAGATATGATCCCAGAAATTAAGCCTTCGGGTACTTTGCTTATTTTCCCTGAACTGAGGACAGAAGTGATGGTCCCCGACAAGGATAACATCTCACCAGTGATGCAGTTTTCCTCAAAATTTGCTGCAACAGAAATGACTGAG GGAGAGGCAAaaggctgggaagaaggagaagagctgAGCTGGGAAGATAACAACTGGTGA